The DNA segment TAAACTATAAAAAAGTGCGAACTTTACCAAAACTTTGCGAACTTTGCGCTTAAATAGAAAACAATGAAAATAAACCCAAAAAACGGAATCGACAAGCTCCTTTTCGGAATGAAACAAAACGACGTTACTGCCCTGTACGGAAAACCCAACCGGAATTACAAGGACGAAGACGACAACGTGATTTTTGCCTACAATGCCTTGAAAATGCGCTTGACGTTCTACCAGGAAGAAGAATTCAAACTGGGATATATCGTGGCTTCTAGTCCAGACCTGGAGCTGTTTGGCAACAAAGTCATTGGCAAAAAAATCAATGAAGTCAAAAAGGAATTGGCCTCCAAAGGAATCACCAAATTCACCCAAGAAGATTTTGACACTTTCGAAAATTATTTCAACGAAGACAATTGGTTTATCCTGCAAACCGAATTTGACGAGGTCGTGAAATTTGAAATTGGCGCCATCATCAATGCCAAGGACGAATTCGACTGGAAGTTTGGCAAGAAATAAGTCGTTTACAAAAAAAAAAAGAAACCCGAAAAATTTTAAATCTTTCGGGTTTTCTTTTTTATAAAAGCCATTTAGGATGAGCTCTTTTCTATTTTATTTTTTGGGATCGGCTTTGATTTCCAACATTTCTATCTCAAAAATAAGTGTTGCATTGGGCGGAATCACGCCACCGGCACCTCTTTCGCCATAAGCAAGGTTTGAAGGGATAAAAATAACCGCTTTGTCACCATAGGATATCAGGTTCAATCCTTCGAGAAATCCAGGAATCATGCCTTCTTTTTTTCCGGCTTCAATAGGGAAGGGCTGGTATCCGTTTTGGGCAGCCCTGCTGGCATCATGTTTTCCAAAAGTTTTGGAAACCTCTTCATAGTTGCTGTCAAACAGATTGCCGTCTTCAAAATAACCGGCATAATTGAAGTTGAAAGTAGTTCCATCTGCCGGTTTTACTCCAGTTCCTTTTTCCGTTATTTTATAGATCAATCCTGAGGCGGTCTTGGTTCCAGTAGCTTTTGTCGCTGCCAAATAAGCCGCTTTTGCGTTGATGACACTCCCGTATTTTTCGAGGTAAACTCTTTTGGCTTCCGCTTCGATTGCTGCCTGTTTTTTCTGGTTTTCGGCATTAATGGCGGCTTGTTTCTTGGTATCTTCGTCTTTATTGGAATAATAATCCGTGAATACTTTTACCGCATCAAATGCTTTGGCCGCAGTTCCTTTTCTGGTAATGGTAACTTTGAGAATTACATCATTTTGTGCAATCTTGTTCACAACATCCATTCCTGTAGTTACATGGCCAAAAATGGTGTGTACTCCGGTTAACCAAGGGGTGTCTTTATGGGTAATGAAAAACTGGCTTCCATTGGTGGCTGGACCCGAATTGGCCATGGCCAAAATGCCGCCTTTGTCAAATTTTAAATCCGTGATTTCATCCTTGAAGGCATAACCTGGATTACCAGACCCGTTTCCGGAAGGATCGCCACCTTGAATCATGAAATCGGCAATTACCCTGTGAAACGTCAAGCCATCATAAAAAGGTTTGGCTTTCAGTTTTTCGTTGGTTACAAAGGTGTTTTTTCCCTCGGCAAGCGAAATAAAGTTGGCTACGGTAACCGGCGTTTTTTGGTATTCCAATAGGACAACGATAGTTCCTTTATTGGTAAGAATCGTGGCAAAAATACCATCGGCGGCGGCCGTGGTTTTTGGGGTTGGCTTTGCTGTCGGACTGGCTTTTGTTGTTGTCGCAGGTTTTTTGGTCGCAACCGGTTTTTTTGCAGTTTGGGCTTGCATGTTCAGTATTCCCAAGAACAATAATAACAAGATTTTGGCTTTCATTTTTAGTTGAATTAAGGTCTATTGTTTAATGATTTATTGCGGTAAATTTTCGAGTAGTTCAATTTCAAAAATGATGTTGGCATTGGGCGGAATTACGCCATTGGCTCCTGCTTCTCCATACGCCAATTTAGAAGGGATGAACAGCACGGCTTTGTCTCCAAAAGACAGTTTTTCCAATCCTTCGATAAAACCGGGAATCATGCCGTCTTTTCGACCTGCTTGAAATGGAATGGGTTGGTATCCTCCTTGGGCAGCCCTGTTTTCGTCATATTTTCCAAATGTTTTTGAAACGTCTTCCATGCTGGAATCAAATAGCGTTCCGTTTTCCAGAAAACCGGCATAGTGAATGTAAATGTTGGCACCGCTGGCAGGTTTCTTGCCACCCGCTTTTTTGGTAATCACATATTGCAATCCTGATGGTGTCTTGGTGGCTTTGGCTTTCAAGGCGGCAAGCGAAGCTACTTTTTGGTCATAGACGACTTTGTATTTCGCATTGGCAGCGGCATCAAGAGCAAACTTGTTTTTTTGGTTTTCTGCTTCCACGGCAAAGTAATCACGGAAGGTTTTTACGGCATCAAACTTTTTGGCGGCTTCCCCGTTTCGGATAATGGTTATGGTCTTGATGAAATCGTCTTGTAGAATTTTATTGACTACTTCCATGCCATTTTCTACCACGTGACCAAAAATGGTGTGTTTTCCGTCTAGCCAAGGTGTTTCGACATGGGTGATGAAAAATTGGCTGCTGTTGGTTGCCGGACCGCCATTGGCCATGGCCAAAACGCCGCCTTTGTCAAAACGCATATCGGTAATTTCGTCCTTGAATTTGTAACCGGCATCGCCGGAACCCGTTCCCAATGGGTCTCCAGTCTGGATCATGAAATCGGCAATGACCCTGTGAAACTTCAAACCATCATAAAAGGGTTTGTTTTTTAGATTTTCATTGGTGATAAATTCATTTTTTCCTTCGGCCAATGTCACAAAGTTGGCCACGGTGATTGGCGCTTTTTCATAATCCAATTGTACGATGACAGTACCTTTATTTGTTTCGATTTTGGCATATAATCCGTCGGGAAGATTGTTTTTTCCTTCTTTGCAGGAAAATAAAGAGGCCGTTAGAAGTAACAAAAATAGAATGTTTTTTTTCATTTTAAATAAATTGCTTAATTGGTTAAAGTGTCTTTTTGTTTGATTGGAGTTGGTTTTTGTCTTTGTTTTAACTGTTCGCTATTGCTCGAATCTTGTTGGTTTGTGTTTTTTGTCTTGAGGACAATCTCTTTTTTAAAGGCTTCTTCGGATATGAAATTATGCAGGGTCACGGTAACCATCAAGGGCTGGTTGGTGCCAATTTTCTTGTCGTCGCCGTGGTAGCCAAAAGCGATATGCGAAGGGAAAAGAAAAATTACTTTCTCGTTTTTATGCATCAATTTGATGCCTTCCCGCAAACCGGTCATGATATTTTGTTTGTCGACGGCATAGGTTTGAGGTCTTAATTCGAGTTCCGAATAAATGACGTTCCCTTTCAAATCCTTGATTTCGTAGTCAAAAAAGGCCACGTCTCCTTTTTTGGGAGTCAAGGTATCTTGAATATTTTGAACCACGTAAGTGTACCAATATCCTTTTGTCGAAGCGAGGTATTTTATTTTGGGATTGCTTTTAATCAGGGAATCGATTTGTTCTTCTTCGCTGGCTATTAATTTCTTGTTTCGTTCCGCCGATTTTTTCATGAAAG comes from the Flavobacterium limnophilum genome and includes:
- a CDS encoding peptidylprolyl isomerase, which gives rise to MKAKILLLLFLGILNMQAQTAKKPVATKKPATTTKASPTAKPTPKTTAAADGIFATILTNKGTIVVLLEYQKTPVTVANFISLAEGKNTFVTNEKLKAKPFYDGLTFHRVIADFMIQGGDPSGNGSGNPGYAFKDEITDLKFDKGGILAMANSGPATNGSQFFITHKDTPWLTGVHTIFGHVTTGMDVVNKIAQNDVILKVTITRKGTAAKAFDAVKVFTDYYSNKDEDTKKQAAINAENQKKQAAIEAEAKRVYLEKYGSVINAKAAYLAATKATGTKTASGLIYKITEKGTGVKPADGTTFNFNYAGYFEDGNLFDSNYEEVSKTFGKHDASRAAQNGYQPFPIEAGKKEGMIPGFLEGLNLISYGDKAVIFIPSNLAYGERGAGGVIPPNATLIFEIEMLEIKADPKK
- a CDS encoding peptidylprolyl isomerase translates to MKKNILFLLLLTASLFSCKEGKNNLPDGLYAKIETNKGTVIVQLDYEKAPITVANFVTLAEGKNEFITNENLKNKPFYDGLKFHRVIADFMIQTGDPLGTGSGDAGYKFKDEITDMRFDKGGVLAMANGGPATNSSQFFITHVETPWLDGKHTIFGHVVENGMEVVNKILQDDFIKTITIIRNGEAAKKFDAVKTFRDYFAVEAENQKNKFALDAAANAKYKVVYDQKVASLAALKAKATKTPSGLQYVITKKAGGKKPASGANIYIHYAGFLENGTLFDSSMEDVSKTFGKYDENRAAQGGYQPIPFQAGRKDGMIPGFIEGLEKLSFGDKAVLFIPSKLAYGEAGANGVIPPNANIIFEIELLENLPQ
- the gldI gene encoding gliding motility-associated peptidyl-prolyl isomerase GldI, encoding MKYSTLIPFVFLVAILLTSCKQSQEARRPISQASGTFMKKSAERNKKLIASEEEQIDSLIKSNPKIKYLASTKGYWYTYVVQNIQDTLTPKKGDVAFFDYEIKDLKGNVIYSELELRPQTYAVDKQNIMTGLREGIKLMHKNEKVIFLFPSHIAFGYHGDDKKIGTNQPLMVTVTLHNFISEEAFKKEIVLKTKNTNQQDSSNSEQLKQRQKPTPIKQKDTLTN